A stretch of Carya illinoinensis cultivar Pawnee chromosome 14, C.illinoinensisPawnee_v1, whole genome shotgun sequence DNA encodes these proteins:
- the LOC122293442 gene encoding U-box domain-containing protein 2-like yields MEVKHQTVRYLTTKLSSVSEQTQVEALSELRLMTKLDANARPIIAEAGAIPYLVDTLYSSSHVAQDDAAATLLNLSISSRAALMSTRGLLDALSHVLRHHASSSSPTAVQSSAATLHSLLIEDEYRPIIGSKRDIIYSLIDVIKQSRSAVRSVKDALKALFGISLYPLNRKTVVDLGGVGPLFSLILKGSATGIIEDATAVIAQVAGCEESEEAFRKASGVGVLLDLLDVATGSSMRVKENAVAALLNLVRCGKETLGREVREMGLLVVEGIAEVAENGNPKGKSKAVALLRVLYGGSNGCVVRDERFDYLLNH; encoded by the coding sequence ATGGAGGTGAAGCACCAAACGGTACGGTACCTGACTACCAAGCTGAGTTCGGTGTCGGAGCAGACCCAAGTAGAGGCACTGAGCGAGCTCCGGCTCATGACCAAACTCGACGCCAACGCCCGCCCCATCATCGCTGAAGCCGGAGCCATACCTTACCTAGTCGACACCCTCTACTCCTCGTCCCACGTGGCCCAGGATGACGCCGCCGCCACCCTCCTCAACCTCTCCATCTCCTCCCGCGCCGCCCTCATGTCGACACGCGGCCTCCTCGACGCCCTCTCCCACGTGCTCCGACACCACGCCTCCTCCTCGTCCCCCACAGCGGTCCAGTCCTCTGCCGCAACTCTCCACAGCCTCCTAATCGAGGACGAGTACCGCCCCATCATCGGATCCAAACGCGATATTATCTACTCCTTGATCGACGTGATAAAACAGTCCCGCTCCGCCGTTAGATCCGTCAAGGACGCCCTCAAAGCCCTGTTTGGTATCTCGCTATACCCTTTGAACCGCAAGACGGTTGTTGATCTGGGTGGCGTCGGACCGTTGTTTTCTCTGATACTGAAAGGCTCGGCTACTGGGATAATAGAGGACGCGACGGCTGTGATAGCGCAGGTCGCGGGGTGCGAGGAGAGTGAGGAGGCGTTTAGGAAGGCTTCAGGTGTCGGGGTTTTGTTGGATTTGTTGGACGTGGCGACGGGGTCGAGCATGAGGGTGAAGGAGAACGCGGTGGCAGCGCTATTGAATTTAGTGAGGTGCGGAAAGGAGACGTTAGGGAGGGAGGTAAGGGAGATGGGGCTACTGGTGGTGGAGGGGATTGCCGAAGTCGCGGAGAATGGGAACCCGAAGGGAAAGAGCAAGGCAGTGGCGCTGCTGAGGGTGCTCTACGGTGGGAGCAATGGGTGTGTGGTGAGGGACGAGCGGTTTGATTATTTGCTGAATCATTAA
- the LOC122294449 gene encoding aspartyl protease AED3-like produces MATSSTLSLLPHLFSLALLLCISLVQGLNPKCDTSDQGSTLQVFHVSSPCSPFRPSEPLSWEESVLQMQAKDQARLQYFSSLVGTGRKSFVPVASGRQIIQSPTYIVRAKVGTPAQTFLLAMDTSNDAAWIPCTGCLGCSSAFFAADKSTSFKTLGCQAPQCKQVPKPTCTANACSFNLTYGGSSIAANLSQDNITLADDSIPYYTFGCIQKTTGSSVPPQGLLGLGRGPLSLLSQTHNLYKSTFSYCLPSFKSPNFSGSLRLGTVGQPIRLKYTPLLKNPRRSSLYYVKLVAIKVGRKVVDIPPSALAFNPTTGAGTVIDSGTVFTRLVEPAYVAVRNEFRRRVKNVNVISLGGFDTCYSGNIVAPTVTFMFPGLNMSLGADNLLIHSTAGSISCLAMAAAPDNVNSVLNVIANMQQQNHRVLFDVPNSRLGVSRERCT; encoded by the exons ATGGCTACGAGCTCAACCCTTTCTCTACTACCCCATCTCTTCTCACTAGCCCTCCTCCTCTGCATTTCCCTCGTCCAAGGTCTCAACCCAAAATGTGACACATCGGACCAAGGCTCAACCCTCCAAGTCTTCCACGTTTCCAGCCCATGCTCCCCGTTCAGGCCCTCAGAGCCACTGTCATGGGAGGAGAGTGTGCTCCAAATGCAGGCCAAAGACCAGGCCAGGCTCCAATACTTTTCCAGCTTGGTGGGCACTGGCAGGAAATCTTTCGTGCCGGTTGCCTCTGGCCGGCAGATTATACAGAGCCCCACGTATATTGTGAGGGCCAAGGTTGGAACACCAGCCCAGACCTTCCTCTTGGCCATGGACACCAGCAATGATGCTGCCTGGATACCTTGCACCGGCTGTTTAGGGTGCTCATCAGCATTTTTTGCCGCTGACAAGTCCACTAGTTTCAAGACCCTCGGTTGCCAAGCACCTCAGTGCAAGCAG GTACCTAAACCCACTTGCACTGCCAACGCGTGTAGTTTCAACTTGACCTACGGCGGCTCCTCCATAGCGGCTAACCTGTCACAGGACAACATCACCCTAGCCGATGACTCCATCCCTTACTACACCTTCGGTTGCATACAGAAAACCACGGGCAGTTCGGTGCCACCACAGGGACTCTTGGGTCTGGGTCGAGGGCCACTCTCACTTCTTTCCCAGACTCACAACCTCTACAAATCTACATTTTCATACTGCTTACCTAGCTTCAAGTCCCCCAATTTCTCTGGGTCTTTGAGGCTCGGGACCGTCGGGCAGCCAATAAGACTTAAGTACACTCCCTTGCTCAAAAACCCTAGAAGATCTTCACTGTACTATGTGAAACTAGTTGCAATAAAGGTTGGACGGAAAGTCGTCGACATTCCACCTAGTGCTTTGGCGTTCAATCCCACAACTGGGGCAGGGACCGTCATTGATTCTG GCACTGTGTTTACCAGGCTTGTCGAGCCGGCGTACGTCGCGGTGAGAAACGAGTTCcggaggcgagtcaagaacgtAAACGTGATATCTCTAGGTGGCTTCGACACATGCTACTCGGGCAACATTGTTGCGCCCACAGTAACATTCATGTTCCCAGGGTTAAATATGAGTCTCGGAGCAGACAACCTTTTGATCCACAGCACAGCGGGCAGCATCTCATGCTTGGCCATGGCAGCGGCACCCGACAACGTCAACTCGGTGCTTAATGTGATAGCCAATATGCAACAACAGAACCACCGTGTGCTTTTCGACGTGCCCAACTCGAGGCTTGGCGTCTCCCGTGAGCGCTGCacctaa
- the LOC122294450 gene encoding hydroxyproline O-arabinosyltransferase RDN2-like, translating to MIGRKTMGQASPILLIMLALGFFFATYDLLTMIFHHGSFGKWVAINSDGVLSFDPIIEMPENMRKRRNVKSLFHVAVTATDATYNKWQCRIMYYWYKKQTNLPESEMGAFTRILHSGNPDNLMDEIPTVVVDPLPAGMDRGYIVLNRPWAFVQWLEKATIEEEYILMAEPDHIFIKPLPNLARGGHPTAFPFFYIKPDQHEKILRKFYPEEKGPVKNIDPIGNSPVIIKKDLLEKIAPTWMNVSLRMKYDPEADQTFGWVLEMYGYAVASALHGVQHFLREDFMLQPPRDWGIGKRFILHYTYGCDYNFKGELTYGQIGEWRFDKRLFLRGLPPRNLSLPPPGVPESVVTLVKMVNEATANIPNWDTQ from the exons ATGATTGGTAGGAAGACCATGGGACAGGCTTCGCCaatattgttgataatgttggcTCTTGGGTTTTTCTTTGCGACGTATGATTTGTTAACAATGATATTCCACCATGGGTCTTTCGGGAAATGGGTAGCTATTAATTCCGATGGTGTATTATCATTTGACCCAATTATTGAGATGCCCGAAAATATGAGGAAACGGAGGAATGTCAAGTCCCTCTTCCATGTTGCAGTAACAGCCACAGATGCTACTTACAACAAATGGCAGTGTCGCATTATGTACTATTGGTACAAGAAGCAGACGAACTTGCCGGAATCAGAGATGGGAGCATTCACTCGGATTTTGCATTCAGGAAATCCCGACAACTTGATGGATGAGATTCCTACCGTTGTGGTTGATCCTCTTCCTGCTGGTATGGATAGG GGATACATTGTTTTAAATAGACCATGGGCCTTTGTGCAATGGCTGGAAAAGgctacaatagaggaaga ATACATTTTGATGGCAGAGCctgatcacatatttataaagcCACTGCCAAATTTGGCACGTGGGGGACATCCTACTGCCTTCCCATTTTTCTACATTAAGCCTGATCAGCATGAGAAAATTCTGAGGAAGTTCTATCCTGAGGAGAAAGGCCCtgtgaaaaatattgatccTATTGGCAATTCTCCTGTAATTATCAAGAAG GATTTGTTGGAGAAGATTGCTCCCACATGGATGAATGTCTCTTTGAGAATGAAATACGACCCAGAGGCTGATCAAACTTTTGGATGGGTTTTAGAAAT GTATGGCTATGCTGTAGCATCTGCTTTGCATGGCGTGCAGCATTTTCTTCGGGAAGACTTCATGCTGCAG cCCCCGAGGGATTGGGGAATTGGAAAAAGGTTTATCCTTCATTACACTTATGGATGTGACTATAACTTCAAG GGTGAGCTAACATATGGGCAAATCGGAGAGTGGAGATTTGACAAGAGGTTGTTTCTACGTGGACTTCCACCAAGAAACCTCTCCTTGCCCCCTCCAGGTGTCCCTGAAAGCGTG GTCACCCTTGTTAAGATGGTGAATGAAGCAACTGCAAACATTCCTAATTGGGATACACAGTAG
- the LOC122294277 gene encoding NADPH:quinone oxidoreductase-like, translating to MVAVVAAKPLIRVAALCGSLRKGSYNQGLLRSAIELSKEINGLHVESVDIATLPMLNTDLEVDGTYPSAVEAFRQKIKGADSILFASPEYNFSVTAPLKNAIDWASRPPNIWADKAAAIVSAGGGFGGGRSQYHLRQTGVFVDLHFINKPEFFLNAFQPPAKFDSDGNLIDASAKETLKEVLLSLQAYTLRLQGKN from the exons ATGGTAGCAGTGGTAGCAGCAAAACCGCTAATTAGAGTGGCTGCTCTATGTGGGTCTCTTCGTAAAGGCTCCTACAACCAAGGCCTCCTTCGATCAG CAATCGAGCTAAGCAAGGAAATCAACGGCCTGCACGTAGAGTCCGTAGACATAGCGACGTTGCCGATGCTCAACACCGACTTGGAAGTTGACGGAACATACCCCTCGGCCGTGGAAGCATTCCGCCAGAAGATAAAAGGAGCGGATAGCATCCTCTTCGCCTCGCCCGAGTACAACTTCTCAGTCACCg CACCTCTGAAGAATGCAATTGACTGGGCATCTAGACCACCAAATATTTGGGCTGATAAAGCAGCTGCAATTGTAAGTGCTGGAGGCGGTTTTGGTGGGGGACGGTCACAATATCACCTTCGCCAGACTGGAGTCTTTGTTGATCTTCATTTCATCAACAAACCTGAGTTTTTCTTGAATGCATTCCAACCTCCTGCAAAGTTTGACAGCGATGGCAACTTGATCGATGCATCTGCTAAGGAGACTTTGAAGGAAGTTCTTTTATCCTTGCAGGCATATACACTACGCCTTCAAGGTAAGAACTGA